Genomic window (Enterobacteriaceae bacterium 4M9):
GCGCCCATTGTGCAATATTCCCCACTGCTGCCTCCCGTAGGAGTCTGGACCGTGTCTCAGTTCCAGTGTGGCTGGTCATCCTCTCAGACCAGCTAGGGATCGTCGCCTAGGTGAGCCATTACCTCACCTACTAGCTAATCCCATCTGGGCACATCCGATGGCAAGAGGCCCGAAGGTCCCCCTCTTTGGTCTTGCGACGTTATGCGGTATTAGCTACCGTTTCCAGTAGTTATCCCCCTCCATCAGGCAGTTTCCCAGACATTACTCACCCGTCCGCCGCTCGCCGGCAAAGAAGCAAGCTTCTTCCCGCTGCCGCTCGACTTGCATGTGTTAGGCCTGCCGCCAGCGTTCAATCTGAGCCATGATCAAACTCTTCAATTAAAGTTTGATGCTCAAAGAATTAAACTGTTAGTTCGTAATGAATTAACTGTTGTTCACTCTTGAGACTTGATATTCATTTAGCGTCTTTCGACGTTGAGATATCAGTGCCTCGAGTGCCCACACAGATTGTCTGATAAATTGTTAAAGAGCAGTGCGACATGGCGTTGAGCCTGCTGTCGCGAGGTGGCGTATATTACCGCCTTCCTCTTCAGAGTCAAGCGATTATTTTCGCTGTCGTCTGCCTGACGGGCCGGTTTGTAAGCCGTTGTGCCGTGTCAGTGGAGGCGCATTATAGGGAGTATTCAGACGCTGGCAAGTGCTGATTTCAGAAATCTTAACTGACCGTCTTTTTTTTGCTCAAACGGTGACTAAACATCCAGTTTTGCCAGTGAGTTAAAGCCATAACGTTGCAAAACTGGCAGCAGTTGCGCTGTTTCATGCGTTAGTGCCATACAAAACGCACTATTTTCATCAGCGGATAATCTCTGCGGCGCTTCGTTCTCAAGCAGCCAGGCCGTTCTACGCGCAATCGCCGCCCCGGAGTCCACCAGACGCGTTCCCTCAGGCAACACCTGCATCAGTTCATCAGCCAGCAAAGGAAAGTGAGTACAACCGAGTACCACAGTATCCGGCGGCTCAGGCATACGTAGCCAGGGACGCAATATTTTGCGTAGCTCGTCCAGCGGTACCTCAGCACCGTGCAACTTCGCTTCTGCCATCTCCACCAGCTCGGCAGAGCCCAGCATTTCAATGCGGCATTCCGTCGCAAAGCGAGAGATAAGCTCATGCGTATAAGGGCGGCGCACCGTGGCGCGTGTAGCAAGCAGGCCAACTATGCCGTTTGCCGTCAAACGTGCCGCAGGCTTGATAGCGGGCACTACGCCAACGACCGGGAAATCGAACTTCTCACGTAAGGCTGGCAGCGAGACGGTACTGGCCGTGTTACAGGCAATAATCGCCATCGCCATTGGATGCTGACGGTGCACAGCGCCAACAATATCCACCACGCGCTCAACAATAAACTCCTCGCTCTTTTCGCCATAAGGGAAAGCGACATTATCAAACGCGTAGATATAGTGGAGATTGGGCAGAAGCTGGCGAACTTCGTCATACACAGAAAGCCCACCGACGCCGGAGTCAAACACCAGCACGGTGGGCTTTGCATCAGAAGGTGTAGCTGCCAGACAAGGTATATTCCCGTCCTGCAGTTTGGTAGCCATAAACTGTCTCGTAATCTTTGTCGAACATATTGGCTATTTTACCACGAACGGTGAGATGGGAGGTGACTGGATATGACAGCGCAATATCCCATAAACTCACGCCACCCATTTTAACCGTCTGATAGGTGTTGAAATCCGTGTCATAGCGGGTGCCGAGATAACGATAAGTCAGGCTCCAGTCAAGGTCGTATACCTGCCAGTCGAGCTGATACTTCACCTGTTGTTTGGCACGGCGCGCCAGCGGCTGGTCGGTCACACCGTTGCGGGCATCAACATAGTCATAACCCACATTGTGGGTCAGCGGGCCAGTATCAAAAGACGCCGTTGCTTCCACGCCTTTAATATTGGCTTTGCCAACGTTGTAATAACGCATACGGGCGTTGTCATAATCGATAAGATTATCCACATTATTACGGTAGCCCGACACGCGCCAGTTAACGCCCGCCGTTAAGCCCTCA
Coding sequences:
- the murI gene encoding glutamate racemase gives rise to the protein MATKLQDGNIPCLAATPSDAKPTVLVFDSGVGGLSVYDEVRQLLPNLHYIYAFDNVAFPYGEKSEEFIVERVVDIVGAVHRQHPMAMAIIACNTASTVSLPALREKFDFPVVGVVPAIKPAARLTANGIVGLLATRATVRRPYTHELISRFATECRIEMLGSAELVEMAEAKLHGAEVPLDELRKILRPWLRMPEPPDTVVLGCTHFPLLADELMQVLPEGTRLVDSGAAIARRTAWLLENEAPQRLSADENSAFCMALTHETAQLLPVLQRYGFNSLAKLDV